A single genomic interval of Bradyrhizobium sp. AZCC 1693 harbors:
- the istB gene encoding IS21-like element helper ATPase IstB — MLTHPTLNQLHDLGLHGMAKAFADIEAGGEAASLSHAEWPALLLEREASLRRDKRLSKRLQYAKLRQQACVEDIDYRAPRGLDRSLLTMLAEGGWIDDHANLLICGPSGVGKSWLASALGNKACRDNRSVLYQRVPRLFTDLALARGDGRHPRLLRALGRVDLLILDDWGLEPLDAAARHDLLEILEDRYGRRSTIVTSQLPVDQWHALIGDPTYADAVLDRLVHNAHRIDLNGESLRRTRKPGRKA; from the coding sequence TTGCTCACCCATCCGACCCTCAATCAGCTCCATGATCTCGGCCTTCACGGCATGGCCAAGGCCTTCGCCGACATCGAAGCCGGCGGCGAGGCCGCAAGCCTCAGCCACGCCGAATGGCCGGCACTGCTGCTCGAACGCGAAGCGTCGCTACGACGCGACAAGCGGCTATCGAAGCGGCTGCAATACGCCAAGCTGCGCCAGCAGGCCTGTGTCGAGGACATCGACTATCGCGCCCCGCGTGGCCTCGACCGCAGCCTGCTGACGATGCTGGCCGAAGGTGGATGGATCGACGACCACGCCAACCTGCTGATCTGCGGGCCCTCCGGCGTTGGCAAGAGCTGGCTTGCGTCTGCGCTCGGCAACAAGGCCTGCCGCGACAATCGCTCCGTGCTCTATCAGCGCGTCCCGCGGCTGTTCACCGATCTCGCTCTGGCGCGCGGCGACGGCCGCCACCCCCGTCTCCTGCGCGCGCTTGGTCGCGTCGATCTCCTCATTCTCGACGACTGGGGCCTCGAGCCGCTCGACGCCGCGGCCCGCCACGACCTCCTGGAGATCCTCGAGGACCGCTACGGCCGCCGCTCCACTATCGTCACCAGCCAGCTCCCGGTCGATCAATGGCACGCGCTGATCGGCGACCCCACCTACGCCGACGCCGTCCTCGATCGCCTGGTCCATAACGCCCACCGGATTGATCTCAACGGGGAGAGCCTGCGGCGAACCCGCAAACCCGGCCGAAAGGCCTGA
- a CDS encoding CBASS oligonucleotide cyclase: protein MPYTIADSFQRFKSNLEITNPQTTIVSVRQQNIRKVLANDFQIVDDFLTGSYARSTMIAPLAEADIDIFICLHPTYFNAFNGSNGGPAGLLDRVKNSLRKTYTTTPNMSRNGQAVTIRFSDFVVDVVVGFKRNVDGYIIANSVNNFWLETDPKKHVEIFSQANKTHGGNLVPLIKMIKGWNKGNGSFFRSFHLEVLALEALHGVTITDFPSGMRFFFQKAQSLVRGKNLDPAGYGDDIGRYITQATVDEASRKFQGAFNSAAAAEQYANRNQIPQAIEIWRHLIPNYFPAYG, encoded by the coding sequence ATGCCCTACACAATTGCCGACTCTTTCCAGCGGTTCAAATCGAACCTCGAAATCACTAACCCACAGACGACGATTGTCTCTGTGCGCCAGCAGAACATCCGCAAGGTGCTGGCCAATGACTTCCAGATCGTGGACGACTTTCTGACCGGCTCGTACGCCCGCTCTACGATGATCGCGCCGTTGGCCGAGGCTGACATCGACATTTTTATTTGTCTCCACCCCACCTACTTCAACGCCTTCAATGGCTCAAACGGCGGCCCCGCCGGCTTGCTCGATCGCGTGAAGAATTCCCTGCGCAAGACCTACACCACTACGCCGAATATGAGCCGGAACGGACAGGCGGTGACGATCAGGTTTTCGGATTTCGTTGTGGATGTGGTCGTTGGCTTCAAGCGGAATGTTGACGGATACATCATCGCGAACTCGGTCAATAACTTCTGGCTGGAAACCGACCCGAAGAAGCACGTGGAGATCTTCAGCCAGGCCAATAAAACGCATGGCGGAAATCTCGTTCCGCTCATTAAAATGATCAAGGGCTGGAACAAGGGCAACGGCTCGTTCTTCCGCTCTTTCCACCTCGAAGTGCTTGCGCTTGAAGCATTGCACGGCGTCACCATCACGGACTTTCCGTCCGGCATGAGGTTCTTTTTCCAAAAGGCCCAATCGCTGGTTAGGGGTAAGAACCTGGACCCTGCCGGCTACGGCGACGACATCGGCCGCTACATCACCCAAGCCACGGTTGACGAAGCGTCCCGCAAATTCCAAGGCGCGTTCAATTCGGCGGCGGCTGCCGAGCAATACGCCAACCGCAATCAAATTCCCCAAGCCATTGAAATATGGCGTCACCTCATCCCAAACTATTTCCCCGCCTATGGCTGA
- a CDS encoding SLATT domain-containing protein, which produces MADVATSDRPPSKVRDEVILEAQRLEERTGDSAKGHHVAAEGWEKRGFRLGLPTALISGVTSLAVFAQASKDIWWVGFIAVGLSILVTILTTLTTFLNPNEKENAHITAAHAYDRLNNDARMFSTIECWRDNATEEALTAKLFELVERRNKLNADSPQIPPWAWAKAQERIKKGETTFAVDKKPESAPVENTPPKQLTFSHGRTKTVVVNKKLEK; this is translated from the coding sequence ATGGCTGATGTAGCAACAAGCGACCGCCCGCCGTCGAAAGTGCGGGACGAAGTCATCCTTGAGGCTCAGCGCCTTGAGGAGCGGACGGGAGATTCCGCCAAAGGGCACCACGTCGCGGCAGAAGGATGGGAGAAGCGCGGGTTTCGACTCGGCCTGCCCACAGCGCTCATATCCGGCGTCACCAGTTTGGCAGTGTTCGCGCAGGCATCGAAGGATATTTGGTGGGTTGGCTTCATCGCAGTCGGCCTTTCCATCCTTGTCACCATTCTCACAACCCTCACGACCTTTCTCAATCCCAATGAGAAGGAAAACGCCCACATCACCGCAGCGCACGCTTACGACCGGCTCAATAACGACGCCCGGATGTTCAGCACGATTGAGTGCTGGAGAGACAACGCGACCGAGGAGGCGTTGACCGCGAAGCTGTTTGAGCTAGTCGAACGGAGGAACAAGCTCAATGCGGACAGCCCGCAGATACCGCCGTGGGCTTGGGCGAAGGCTCAAGAGCGTATCAAAAAGGGCGAGACCACTTTTGCGGTCGACAAGAAGCCTGAGTCAGCACCGGTCGAGAATACTCCCCCAAAGCAGCTTACGTTCTCTCATGGCCGAACGAAGACAGTCGTGGTCAACAAAAAGCTGGAGAAGTGA
- a CDS encoding helix-turn-helix domain-containing protein — MPSCRMKLRRTVARNLRRLRKQSGLTQEELADRANLNRNYVGMIEREENSPTVDALEQLAIALNVSPVLFFKID, encoded by the coding sequence ATGCCGTCTTGCCGCATGAAACTGCGGCGGACGGTAGCTCGGAATCTTAGAAGGCTTCGGAAGCAAAGCGGCCTCACACAGGAGGAGCTTGCGGATCGCGCTAATCTAAATCGGAACTATGTTGGGATGATAGAACGTGAAGAGAACTCGCCCACAGTTGACGCTCTCGAACAGTTGGCAATTGCGTTGAACGTTAGTCCAGTTTTGTTTTTTAAGATCGATTAG
- a CDS encoding DUF2274 domain-containing protein, which produces MTPMKLSKLPDRTPVKISTTLSPNLAARLRDYADFYAETYGSREEVADLVPFMLEAFLDGDADFRRASRAAKAPSCRAPRNPN; this is translated from the coding sequence ATGACCCCGATGAAGCTCTCGAAACTGCCAGACCGCACCCCGGTCAAGATCAGCACGACATTGTCGCCCAATCTCGCTGCGCGGCTGCGAGACTACGCCGATTTCTACGCCGAGACCTACGGCAGCCGCGAAGAAGTGGCCGATCTGGTGCCGTTCATGCTGGAGGCGTTTCTGGATGGTGACGCGGATTTCCGGCGGGCGAGCCGGGCGGCAAAGGCACCTTCATGCAGAGCGCCGCGAAACCCCAATTAG
- a CDS encoding TrbI/VirB10 family protein, translating into MTEDSDKVPPERLELRARPRPIRRLNKRTLMIGCAVAALFIAGAMIIALSPPRMFKPTERTELYNTDRKQTADGLTKLPKSYQDLTPKLGPPSPGDVGRAFAESEKKLGASPSETPFQANPEQDVERAERIRQARIAQQAKESGLLFRLSDKQDRRKQAVAAVTTAEQPSAFRPAPADNAPMASDLLAKAQGLNDRSSEIIPSSQARKLAFVSAKADKETTNPHALAAAPSPFAIMAGSIIPASLITGLNSDLPGSTIAQVTENVYDTVTGEHLLIPQGTRLFGKYDSVVAFGQKRALVVWTRLILPNGNSIVIENLPATDVAGYAGLEDEVDFHTWQLLKGIGLATLLGVGTQLSLGNDEGDLVKALRESIQQTTNRAGQRLVERELDVQPTITVRPGWPLRVIVSKDLALKPYREFQTVAKTR; encoded by the coding sequence GTGACCGAGGATTCCGACAAGGTGCCACCGGAACGGCTGGAATTGCGGGCAAGGCCGCGGCCGATCCGTCGTCTAAACAAACGCACCCTCATGATTGGCTGCGCAGTCGCCGCGTTGTTCATCGCGGGTGCGATGATCATCGCGCTCAGTCCGCCTCGGATGTTCAAACCCACCGAACGAACCGAATTGTACAATACCGACCGCAAGCAGACGGCCGACGGGCTCACAAAGCTGCCTAAATCCTATCAGGACTTGACACCAAAACTTGGCCCACCGTCGCCCGGCGATGTCGGTCGCGCCTTCGCCGAGAGTGAGAAGAAACTAGGGGCAAGCCCATCCGAAACGCCGTTTCAGGCTAACCCGGAGCAGGACGTTGAGAGGGCGGAGCGCATCCGCCAGGCCCGTATTGCGCAGCAGGCCAAGGAGTCGGGCCTGCTGTTTCGCCTGTCCGACAAGCAGGACCGACGCAAGCAGGCGGTGGCTGCGGTCACAACCGCTGAGCAGCCTTCGGCATTTCGCCCGGCACCCGCCGACAATGCTCCAATGGCATCTGATCTCCTTGCAAAGGCCCAAGGCCTGAACGATCGGTCCAGTGAAATTATTCCATCGTCTCAGGCGCGCAAGCTCGCCTTTGTTAGCGCCAAAGCCGACAAGGAAACCACCAACCCGCACGCCCTCGCAGCCGCGCCGTCGCCTTTCGCGATCATGGCGGGATCGATCATTCCGGCGAGCCTGATCACTGGCTTGAATTCTGATCTGCCTGGATCGACGATCGCTCAAGTGACCGAGAACGTCTACGACACGGTGACCGGTGAACATCTCCTGATCCCACAGGGAACACGGCTGTTTGGCAAATACGACAGTGTCGTTGCCTTTGGACAGAAGCGTGCGCTGGTGGTGTGGACGCGGCTGATCTTGCCGAACGGCAATTCAATCGTCATAGAGAATCTACCGGCGACCGACGTAGCGGGCTATGCCGGTCTCGAGGACGAAGTTGATTTCCATACGTGGCAACTGCTCAAGGGAATTGGCCTCGCGACTCTTCTTGGTGTCGGGACGCAGCTCTCACTTGGTAACGATGAGGGCGATCTCGTCAAGGCGTTGCGTGAGAGCATTCAACAAACCACCAATCGCGCCGGTCAGCGACTAGTCGAGCGAGAACTTGATGTTCAGCCAACCATTACCGTACGGCCGGGCTGGCCGTTGCGCGTGATTGTCTCAAAGGACCTGGCGCTGAAACCCTATCGGGAGTTTCAGACTGTCGCGAAAACGAGATGA
- the trbG gene encoding P-type conjugative transfer protein TrbG encodes MKSCASVSILALALALGGCATKLNIEAPYDELSFEKALPEADPPKPVEIVEIPKVLPLPGQLKPWPTKGKKGEKVPPEQAIANANKAARIEPTRAGYINAIQVYPWTEGALYRLYLSPEKVSTIVLQPAEELIDVSTGDTVRWVIADTISGQGSTRRVHILVKPTLPDIQTNLVVLTDRRTYHLELVSTKQTYMASISWTYPTDSLVALHKQNQAALETEQRVADRGVRLDSLNFRYRIEGDDPPWRPLRAFDDGHKVFIQMPSGLSQGEAPPLFIAGADGRPNLVNYRVRGSYYIVDRMFGAAELRLGENPQRTVRIIRTDARPVSQIFSTGGAS; translated from the coding sequence ATGAAGAGCTGCGCGTCGGTGAGCATTCTCGCGTTGGCGCTCGCACTTGGGGGCTGCGCCACGAAATTGAATATCGAGGCGCCGTATGACGAGTTGAGTTTTGAGAAGGCTCTTCCGGAGGCTGATCCGCCTAAGCCGGTCGAGATTGTGGAGATACCCAAGGTGTTGCCTCTGCCTGGCCAACTCAAGCCTTGGCCGACCAAAGGCAAGAAAGGCGAGAAGGTTCCGCCAGAGCAGGCCATTGCCAATGCCAACAAGGCCGCGCGGATCGAGCCGACCCGGGCAGGCTATATCAATGCCATTCAGGTCTATCCCTGGACCGAAGGCGCGCTCTATCGGCTCTACCTCAGCCCGGAGAAGGTCTCCACCATCGTGCTGCAGCCAGCCGAAGAGCTGATCGATGTCTCGACTGGCGACACAGTGCGCTGGGTCATCGCTGACACCATAAGCGGGCAGGGGAGCACACGGCGGGTTCATATCCTGGTCAAGCCGACGCTGCCGGACATTCAGACCAATCTCGTGGTGCTAACCGACCGACGCACCTACCACCTCGAGCTCGTCTCCACCAAGCAGACCTACATGGCTTCAATCTCCTGGACCTATCCGACCGACAGTCTGGTCGCACTTCACAAGCAGAATCAGGCGGCGCTGGAAACCGAGCAACGTGTTGCTGATCGCGGCGTGCGGCTGGACAGCTTGAACTTCCGCTACCGTATCGAGGGGGACGATCCGCCATGGCGGCCGTTGCGGGCGTTCGACGATGGCCATAAAGTCTTCATTCAGATGCCGTCGGGCCTCTCCCAAGGCGAAGCGCCGCCGCTGTTCATCGCCGGCGCCGATGGCCGGCCTAACCTCGTCAATTATCGCGTGCGAGGTTCCTACTACATCGTCGACCGGATGTTCGGCGCCGCCGAGCTTCGCCTTGGCGAGAATCCCCAGCGCACGGTCCGGATCATCCGCACCGATGCGCGCCCGGTCTCACAGATCTTCAGCACCGGAGGCGCATCGTGA
- the trbF gene encoding conjugal transfer protein TrbF gives MASHPYHRPSVRYGNTPEPVTPYQKAQQVWDDRLGSARVQASNWRLAALAATALSTVLGLTLSTVIGRSSIVPYVVEVDRLGEVRAVGPAFETYQPSDAQIAHFLARFVENVRSLPIDPVIVRTNWLRAYDFVTDRGAQALNEYAREADPFTKIGAKTATADVISVVRASGDSFEIRWKESTYENGAVAKTERFTGVVTVILKPPTSAETLRKNPLGLYVHSLNWSRDLIGDAK, from the coding sequence ATGGCGTCTCATCCCTACCACCGCCCATCGGTTCGCTATGGCAATACGCCCGAGCCGGTCACGCCCTATCAGAAGGCGCAGCAGGTCTGGGACGATCGGTTGGGCTCGGCCCGTGTCCAGGCCAGCAACTGGCGGCTTGCCGCTCTGGCCGCTACAGCGCTTTCAACTGTGTTGGGTCTCACGCTCTCAACGGTGATCGGCCGGTCCAGCATTGTGCCTTATGTGGTCGAGGTTGATCGCCTCGGCGAGGTGCGCGCGGTCGGTCCGGCATTTGAGACCTACCAGCCGTCCGATGCCCAGATCGCGCACTTCCTGGCGCGCTTCGTCGAAAACGTCCGCTCGCTGCCGATTGACCCGGTCATCGTGCGAACGAACTGGCTTCGGGCGTATGACTTTGTCACCGATCGCGGGGCGCAGGCTCTTAACGAGTACGCCCGCGAAGCCGACCCCTTTACCAAGATCGGCGCAAAAACGGCGACCGCCGACGTGATCTCCGTCGTCCGTGCATCCGGAGACAGTTTCGAGATTCGCTGGAAGGAGAGCACCTACGAGAACGGCGCGGTCGCAAAGACCGAGCGCTTCACCGGCGTAGTGACAGTCATCCTGAAACCTCCAACCAGCGCCGAGACGTTACGGAAAAACCCGCTAGGTCTCTACGTTCATTCCCTCAACTGGTCGCGCGACCTGATCGGAGACGCAAAATGA
- the trbL gene encoding P-type conjugative transfer protein TrbL, translating into MADLAVIDRFTDTFSRYIDSGFGILGGDVAFLSSTLVVIDLTLAGLAWSLRTDDHIMVTLAKKVLYVGAFAFIIGNFKSLAGIVFSSFSSIGLKASGGSLSAADLMRPGFVASTGFTAAHPLLEETGQFSGFDILTNLPTILILLFCWIVIVLAFFILSVQLFVTLIEFKLTTLASFILVPFALWGKTSFLAEKTLGNVIASGVKVMVLAIIIGIGSTIFGELSTTLTRPVDIVSAMSLLLAALSLFGLGIFGPGIAAGLVSGAPQLGAGAAAGTVAGTAAVAIGGGAMALGGLRIAAGGSVGALRSAASLAGTSASEASSAADVAATRQGSQPAKSGMPGGDGSASSSGRPSGLAGQLRRGQQVKDAARVASQTLKEGDKGGHSSGPKLGED; encoded by the coding sequence ATGGCTGATCTCGCGGTCATCGACCGTTTCACCGATACATTCTCTCGCTATATCGATTCCGGCTTTGGAATTCTTGGCGGCGACGTTGCGTTTCTGAGCTCAACGCTGGTTGTCATTGATTTGACGCTTGCGGGCCTTGCGTGGAGCCTGCGCACCGACGATCACATCATGGTTACGCTTGCCAAGAAGGTGCTCTATGTCGGGGCATTCGCTTTCATCATTGGCAACTTCAAGTCGCTTGCCGGCATCGTCTTCAGCTCGTTTTCAAGCATCGGACTGAAGGCAAGCGGCGGGTCGCTGAGCGCGGCGGATCTAATGCGACCGGGCTTCGTGGCCTCGACAGGATTCACCGCAGCTCATCCGCTGCTTGAGGAAACCGGCCAGTTCTCGGGCTTCGACATACTGACCAATCTGCCGACCATTCTGATCCTGCTGTTTTGCTGGATTGTGATCGTGCTCGCGTTCTTCATCCTCTCGGTCCAGCTGTTCGTCACCTTGATCGAGTTCAAGCTGACAACGCTTGCGAGTTTTATTCTCGTACCGTTCGCGCTCTGGGGAAAGACCTCGTTCCTCGCCGAAAAGACGCTCGGCAATGTGATCGCATCCGGCGTCAAGGTGATGGTGCTTGCGATCATCATCGGCATTGGATCGACCATCTTCGGTGAACTCTCCACGACGTTAACCCGGCCAGTCGATATTGTTTCCGCCATGAGCCTGCTGCTTGCCGCGCTCTCCTTGTTCGGGCTCGGCATCTTTGGTCCAGGCATCGCGGCAGGTCTGGTGTCGGGCGCGCCCCAACTTGGGGCCGGTGCTGCCGCCGGCACGGTTGCGGGCACAGCAGCGGTCGCGATCGGTGGCGGTGCGATGGCGCTCGGCGGATTGCGGATAGCGGCGGGTGGATCGGTGGGCGCACTCCGTTCCGCTGCTTCACTGGCTGGCACGTCGGCAAGTGAGGCAAGCTCGGCTGCAGATGTGGCAGCCACTCGCCAGGGTTCTCAGCCTGCGAAATCGGGCATGCCTGGCGGTGACGGCTCCGCTTCATCCAGTGGCAGGCCGTCAGGTCTGGCCGGCCAACTCCGTCGGGGGCAGCAGGTCAAGGATGCGGCGCGAGTTGCCAGCCAAACCCTGAAGGAAGGCGACAAAGGTGGACACTCTTCCGGTCCCAAGCTGGGGGAGGACTAA
- the trbJ gene encoding P-type conjugative transfer protein TrbJ — protein MLEKLFGKSVPRKISTSVVAIGLALVVAINGSRRLGAQIVVFDPSNYSQNILTAARTLDQINNQIKSLGNEAQMLINGARNLTSLPSSVVGQLASKINEINNLIAQAKGISFDVQKTQGDFERFYPRQYTAAMSTNRMVQDATARWDNTYQALKQTLVTQAMIASALDQDGQTLRTLMANSSGAVGSLQAQQSGNELLALQVKQSLQAQALVATQARTEALRAVEQQASAEAGRERFTRFIGDGRAYTGGR, from the coding sequence ATGCTGGAAAAGCTATTCGGCAAATCCGTTCCACGAAAAATATCGACCAGCGTCGTCGCAATCGGACTGGCACTGGTCGTTGCGATCAATGGTTCGCGACGGCTTGGGGCGCAAATCGTGGTGTTCGATCCGTCGAACTACAGCCAGAATATTCTGACCGCCGCGAGGACATTGGATCAGATCAACAATCAGATAAAGAGCCTCGGAAACGAGGCGCAGATGCTGATCAACGGCGCCAGAAACCTGACGAGCCTGCCAAGCAGCGTCGTTGGCCAACTCGCTTCGAAGATCAACGAGATCAACAATCTGATCGCCCAGGCCAAGGGCATCTCGTTCGACGTCCAGAAAACCCAAGGTGACTTTGAGCGGTTTTATCCGCGTCAATATACAGCAGCCATGTCCACAAACCGGATGGTGCAGGACGCGACAGCCCGCTGGGACAACACTTATCAGGCGCTGAAGCAAACGCTGGTGACCCAGGCGATGATTGCCTCCGCGCTCGACCAGGACGGGCAGACGCTCCGTACACTGATGGCCAATTCTTCGGGCGCCGTCGGGTCCCTGCAGGCTCAGCAGTCCGGCAACGAGCTGCTGGCGCTTCAGGTCAAGCAGTCGCTGCAGGCCCAGGCACTCGTCGCGACGCAGGCCCGGACCGAAGCCTTGCGTGCGGTCGAGCAGCAGGCCTCCGCGGAGGCCGGGCGCGAGCGATTTACCCGCTTCATCGGAGACGGTCGCGCTTATACCGGCGGACGGTAA
- the trbE gene encoding conjugal transfer protein TrbE, translating to MLNLREFRSHAHRLADWLPWACLVAPGIVLNKDGSFQRTVRYRGPDLDSATEAELMSAASRVNNVLKRFGSGWALFFDATRIPASDYPRSQFPDAVSWLVDEERRASFEGTVDTAWGDPSRHGGQHFESVSHLTFMYLPPAERVSRLEALFLENPRNQTAGPKLLSRLFRREHAARSQHAADHNASGHNSVSDGQPAQRAARPDRAGPYQEHLQRFIQETDRAIDLLSSVLPEIAALNDKDTLTYLHSCVSTKRHPVSVPEIPAYLDAFLSDEPLTGGLSPAIGRSHLRTVTVLGFPAVTFPGVLDDLNRLGVAYRWATRFLPLDRTQAQAALSRYRRQWFAKRKSLGAILKEVMFNEQAALLDTDADNKAVDADAALQELGDDLVAFGYITTTVTVHDEDSYAADEKIRAVERAINSRGFTTIRENVNAVEAWLGSLPGQAYANLRQPIVHTLNLAHMCPLSAVWAGEAGCEHLDGPPLLLAKTKGATPFRLTLHVGDVGHSLIVGPTGAGKSVLLSVLALQFRRYQRSQLVIFDKGRSARAATLALGGAWYELGVKGGLAFQPLRDVDDEGARLWALDWLCGVLAHERVLITPEVKETIWSALKSLGSAPVAERTMTGLVALLARDALRQALTPYTLEGPYGRFLDADADRLSSADVLTFEMEELMALPGLVAPVLTYLFHALEARFDGRPTLLVLDEAWLFLDDPLFADRIREWLKTLRKKNVAVVFATQSLSDIADSQIAPAIIESCPTRIFLPNPRALEPAQSETYRRFGLNDTQVRLIAEAFAKRDYYLQSRAGNRLFELGLGPIALAFAAASSPEDQRLIKALLANGPSQFAERYLAARDLQWAANLISTFQHVRDA from the coding sequence ATGCTGAATTTGCGCGAATTCCGCTCCCACGCACATCGGCTGGCCGACTGGCTGCCCTGGGCCTGTCTGGTTGCGCCCGGAATTGTCCTGAACAAGGACGGCAGTTTCCAGCGCACAGTTCGTTACCGCGGTCCAGATCTCGACAGCGCGACCGAAGCAGAACTGATGAGCGCGGCGTCCCGCGTCAACAATGTCCTGAAAAGATTTGGCTCAGGCTGGGCGCTGTTCTTCGATGCCACCCGCATACCGGCCTCGGATTACCCGCGGTCGCAATTTCCCGATGCGGTGTCCTGGCTGGTCGACGAGGAGCGACGCGCGTCCTTTGAGGGAACGGTTGATACGGCGTGGGGTGACCCCTCCCGTCACGGGGGCCAACATTTTGAGAGCGTCTCGCATCTCACATTCATGTACCTGCCGCCGGCCGAGCGGGTCTCAAGGCTGGAGGCTCTGTTTCTGGAAAATCCGAGGAATCAAACGGCCGGCCCGAAGCTGTTGTCTCGCTTATTTCGGCGAGAGCACGCCGCTCGCTCGCAGCACGCGGCCGACCACAATGCGTCGGGACATAATAGCGTGAGCGATGGTCAGCCGGCGCAACGCGCAGCGCGGCCGGACCGCGCGGGCCCGTACCAGGAGCATCTCCAGCGCTTCATTCAGGAGACCGATAGGGCGATCGATCTGCTCTCGTCGGTTCTGCCGGAAATCGCCGCGCTCAACGACAAGGACACGCTGACCTATCTGCACAGCTGTGTCTCGACGAAACGGCATCCCGTCAGTGTTCCCGAGATTCCCGCCTATCTGGACGCATTCCTGAGCGATGAGCCGCTGACCGGAGGACTTTCGCCAGCAATCGGCCGCAGCCATCTTCGTACCGTGACCGTGCTAGGTTTTCCGGCCGTCACGTTTCCGGGCGTGCTCGACGATTTGAACCGGCTCGGCGTCGCCTATCGATGGGCGACGCGCTTCCTGCCGCTCGACCGGACGCAAGCCCAGGCAGCACTTTCCCGCTACCGGCGGCAATGGTTCGCCAAGCGCAAATCCCTGGGCGCCATCCTGAAGGAGGTGATGTTCAACGAGCAGGCAGCCTTGCTCGACACCGACGCCGACAACAAGGCAGTCGACGCTGACGCGGCGCTCCAGGAACTCGGAGATGATCTCGTGGCATTCGGATACATCACGACGACGGTCACGGTTCACGACGAAGATTCCTACGCCGCCGACGAAAAGATTCGCGCGGTCGAACGAGCCATCAACAGCCGCGGCTTCACCACGATCCGGGAGAACGTCAACGCGGTGGAAGCCTGGCTCGGCAGCCTGCCCGGGCAGGCCTACGCGAATCTACGTCAGCCGATCGTCCATACCCTCAACCTCGCCCATATGTGCCCCTTGTCTGCCGTTTGGGCAGGCGAGGCGGGCTGCGAACATCTGGATGGACCGCCGCTTCTCCTGGCAAAAACCAAGGGCGCGACGCCGTTTCGCTTGACGCTGCATGTCGGCGATGTCGGCCACAGCCTGATCGTTGGGCCAACGGGCGCCGGTAAATCTGTCCTTCTGTCGGTATTGGCTCTTCAATTCCGCCGCTATCAAAGATCTCAGCTCGTGATCTTCGACAAGGGTCGTTCGGCCCGAGCGGCAACGCTTGCGCTCGGCGGCGCCTGGTATGAGTTGGGGGTGAAGGGCGGACTAGCGTTCCAGCCACTCCGCGATGTCGACGACGAGGGAGCGCGGCTCTGGGCGCTTGACTGGTTGTGCGGCGTTCTTGCCCATGAACGGGTACTGATCACGCCCGAGGTCAAGGAGACGATCTGGTCGGCCTTGAAGAGCCTTGGGTCGGCGCCAGTTGCCGAGCGCACCATGACCGGGCTTGTGGCGCTGCTCGCACGCGACGCACTGCGTCAGGCGCTGACGCCTTATACGCTGGAAGGCCCTTACGGGCGCTTCCTTGATGCCGACGCGGACAGGCTGTCCAGCGCCGATGTGCTGACGTTCGAGATGGAAGAACTGATGGCGCTGCCTGGATTGGTGGCGCCCGTGCTGACCTACCTGTTTCATGCACTCGAGGCGCGATTTGATGGCCGGCCGACGCTTCTGGTCCTGGATGAGGCGTGGTTGTTCCTGGATGATCCGTTGTTCGCCGATCGCATCCGCGAATGGCTGAAGACGCTCCGCAAGAAGAACGTCGCCGTGGTCTTCGCGACCCAGTCACTCAGTGACATTGCCGACAGCCAGATTGCGCCGGCGATCATTGAGTCCTGCCCAACCCGGATATTTCTGCCAAACCCTCGGGCACTAGAGCCAGCGCAGTCGGAGACCTACCGCCGTTTCGGCCTTAACGACACACAAGTGCGCCTGATCGCGGAAGCCTTTGCGAAGCGGGACTACTACCTGCAATCTCGCGCCGGCAATCGCCTGTTCGAGCTTGGGCTCGGTCCAATTGCGCTTGCTTTCGCGGCGGCTTCATCACCCGAGGATCAGCGACTGATCAAGGCACTACTCGCCAACGGCCCCAGCCAATTCGCGGAACGCTACCTCGCTGCCCGAGATCTTCAGTGGGCCGCCAATCTGATCAGCACCTTCCAACATGTCAGAGACGCGTGA
- a CDS encoding VirB3 family type IV secretion system protein, producing the protein MRREGFELVLHRSLTEPILIGGAPRAAAILLGTVSAVLALGLRLWLAGLVLWIVGHGVAVWLAKRDPAFVEVAVRHTKHKGWLAC; encoded by the coding sequence ATGCGGCGCGAGGGCTTTGAACTCGTTCTTCACCGCTCGCTGACCGAGCCGATCCTGATTGGGGGCGCCCCGCGCGCTGCCGCGATCCTGCTTGGCACGGTTTCGGCTGTGCTCGCGCTCGGCTTAAGGCTCTGGCTCGCGGGGCTCGTGCTCTGGATCGTAGGGCACGGCGTCGCCGTCTGGCTTGCCAAGCGCGATCCGGCCTTTGTGGAAGTCGCTGTCCGCCACACCAAACACAAGGGATGGCTCGCATGCTGA